In the Jatrophihabitans endophyticus genome, one interval contains:
- the fliD gene encoding flagellar filament capping protein FliD encodes MTSSTGSISVSGLLGGTAGKIDVTSLISSLMTAAAVPQSQLKDQLSDLTTELTAYRSVNTKLTALQTAAQKLTTGTTWQSTAATSSNTSVVATSTTDAAVGSTTFDVTKLAAAQVSTIAAASDGTVVTDPTAGITITGADGKDHAISLTSGSAASVAAAINSANVGVRASVVNTDGGTVLQLASSKTGAANGFTTSGFDSSAKSVVDAADAQIKVGGSNGYTVSSSSNTFTGVITGVTFSVSSVASNVNVTVTRDASTISSAVKSLVDAANAAHTELDSDTAQGAVLQGRYDVRSIMSDLGSSVSRGTTTGASLKTYGIDIGQDGSFSFDATAFAAAYAADPTGTQTAVGNAFAKRLDTTSTAAVDSKVGSITQAMAGLTTTGTRLTSEISDWTSRLADIQSAMTAKYTTMQTALARLESQQTYLTSMFDSISGSSSSSSS; translated from the coding sequence ATGACGTCCTCGACGGGCAGCATCAGCGTGAGCGGTCTGCTCGGCGGCACCGCCGGCAAGATCGACGTCACGTCGCTGATCAGCTCGCTGATGACGGCGGCGGCGGTCCCGCAGAGCCAGCTCAAGGACCAGCTCAGCGACCTGACGACCGAGCTCACCGCCTACCGCTCGGTGAACACCAAGCTGACCGCGCTGCAGACCGCGGCGCAGAAGCTCACCACCGGGACCACGTGGCAGTCCACCGCGGCGACGTCGTCGAACACCTCGGTCGTCGCCACCAGCACCACCGACGCCGCCGTGGGGTCCACCACCTTCGACGTCACCAAGCTCGCCGCCGCCCAGGTCAGCACCATCGCCGCGGCCTCGGACGGCACCGTGGTCACCGATCCCACCGCCGGCATCACCATCACTGGTGCCGACGGCAAGGACCACGCCATCTCGCTCACCTCGGGCAGCGCGGCCAGTGTCGCCGCGGCGATCAACTCGGCCAACGTCGGCGTCCGCGCCTCGGTGGTCAACACCGACGGCGGGACCGTCCTGCAACTGGCCAGCAGCAAGACCGGCGCGGCGAACGGATTCACCACGTCCGGGTTCGACAGCAGTGCGAAGTCCGTGGTCGACGCCGCCGACGCCCAGATCAAGGTCGGCGGCAGCAACGGCTACACCGTGAGCAGCTCGTCCAACACCTTCACCGGCGTCATCACCGGCGTCACGTTCTCGGTCAGCTCCGTCGCCAGCAACGTGAACGTCACCGTCACCCGCGACGCGTCGACGATCAGCTCGGCGGTCAAGAGCCTGGTCGACGCCGCCAACGCCGCGCACACCGAGCTCGACAGCGACACCGCACAGGGGGCGGTGTTGCAGGGTCGCTACGACGTGCGCTCGATCATGTCCGACCTGGGCTCGTCGGTGAGCCGCGGCACCACCACCGGCGCCAGCCTCAAGACCTACGGCATCGACATCGGCCAGGACGGCTCGTTCTCCTTCGATGCGACCGCGTTCGCCGCGGCCTACGCCGCCGACCCGACCGGCACGCAGACCGCCGTCGGCAACGCGTTCGCCAAGCGGTTGGACACCACCTCGACCGCGGCGGTCGACAGCAAGGTCGGCTCGATCACGCAGGCCATGGCCGGCCTCACGACCACCGGCACCCGCCTGACCTCCGAGATCTCGGACTGGACGAGTCGGCTCGCCGACATCCAGTCGGCGATGACGGCGAAGTACACCACCATGCAGACCGCGCTCGCCCGACTGGAGTCGCAACAGACCTACCTCACGTCGATGTTCGACAGCATCTCCGGCTCCAGCTCGAGTTCGAGCTC